GCAAAAAAGTGCAGAATGGAACCACTCACACCATGTTGTTGGGAGGGTACCTACTTAAAgtcgagatgaaatgaaaaatgccttttttaacccttttagatcacaCCCCCAGACATgttgtgcacctatttaacaatatatgcaaacaATGTTTTACAAAAAATCAATTTCCTCATGTTTTTATATCAAATACAACTCATCttcttgtaaaacaaaatatgacgtgTGCTTACGTGAGCTAGTAAcaaccaatttcaaccaataatatcatgacatccatccatccatcactctTATCTGCAACTTTAACGACaagagaggtgtgtgttgagcatTAGTCCTCTATAGCTCCGTACTGTGGAGTGGGaaacctccagttctgaaaagtgaagcaaatgtggaagtgccttgaacttaaattctttctaatagccagcagggggcgactcctctggttgcaaaaagaagtctgtgaGGAAttgaccctacttctcatttgatttattatctcagtaaacattgtaaacatgagtttatgtgctaagatttgaaaaaaaaagtcatagtatagtatgtcgaaagaatttaaaaacgtcatagtatagtatgtaaaaaaaaaagtcatagtacagtaagCCGAattgtagtatgtcgaaaaaaagtcaccatatagtatgttgaaaaaacgtaTAAAAgttattatagtatgtcaaaaaaatttcataatataacgaaaaaaaatcatagttaaacatgtcgaaaaaaatagtGTTGTaagtcaaaaaatttcatatagtatgtcatagaaagtcatagtatgtaaaaaaaaaaaaagtcatagtacagtatgtggaaacaataaaagtcataatatagtttgtcgaaaaaaatagTGTATGTCGAAgaatgtcataatatagtatgtcataaaaagttagaatatagtatgtccaaaagtcaaagtatagtatgtcgaaaagagtcataaaaaagacaatatagtatgacgaaaaaaatgaatagtatagtatgtcattaaaaagtcatattatagtatgtccaaaagtcacaatagtatgtcgaaaaagtcatgaaaaagttATACTATAGTACGTCTTCGTATGTAGTTTTGAGTTGGCACTCTCCTCACATGGTAAAGAATTTCTCTCTTGTTCAGAGTGTTCCAGGAGGACTATGCCTCCATCCATAGGACACCAGTGGTAACTGCATGCCTTCATGTAAGAAATGTAAACGATAACATTACTATCAATGATGGAAGAAGTACTAAGATCCTTTACTTAGGTAAAGGGTCTTAAATacttcattacaagtaaaagttaagcattcaaatgttttactgcagtaaaagtacattaGTATGTCagctaaatatatttaaagtatcaaaagtaaaagtactcattatacaGAACAGCCTCTTCCAGAGTTATATTGTTAcattcatcatattgtaatattattaacattaatgcACTAACATgaaacataaaatggaaaatacttaagtacagcTCATGGTGCATTTTATGTTGGTATTTCCTTAATATTTCCTTAACTGATACCCGATTGTCTTTTAACAGGAAGAATGTGAAATCCATGCTGACCAGTAGATGGCACTGCAGAACCACTCTGGTAAGAGCATGTAAGAGTGAGCTCTGCTGTGTAAATCAgaggcccaattccaatccggcCCCTCCACCCTCGCACTCTGTGactgtttgtagtcacactcacagctcaatgaagcacccttctttaaggtgaagggtataaatacagcggcGAGCTTTGGGACGAATTTCACTCCCTCTGGCAAGGAAACTATAATTAAATATCAAGAGTCAGAAATACGTTATTGATCCGCAGGGGGAAATTGAATTACGTTACAGTTTCTCTCATTctagaataaaaatatttataagaaaatataaataagaaatatgtaaatTATATATCGGCCTACTACTACAATATATAATAAggcaaataataatgctgaaaaatgggATCTATGATTAAGTGTGTAAAAATGCAAGGCtagtataaataaatagggctgtcaatcaattaaaatattcaatcgcgaTTATTCGCGAATtaatcatgcattttttttatctgttcaaaatgcacctaaaagggagatttgtcaagtatttaatactcttatcaacatgggagtgggcaaatatgatcctttatgcaaatgcatgtatatatttatcattggaaatcaattaacaacacaaagcaatgacagatattgtccagaaaccctcacaggtactgcatttagtataaaaaatatgctccaatcataacatggcaaactgcagcccaacaggcaacaacagctgtcagtgtgtcagtgtgctgacttgactatgacttgccccaaactgcatgtgattattataaagtgggcatgtctgtaaaggggagactcgtgggtacccaaagaacccatttacattcacatatcttgaggtcagaggtcaagggacccctttgaaagtggccatgacagtttttcctcaccaaaatttagcgcaagtttggagcgttatttatcctcttttgtgacaagctagtatgacatgttgggTACCAATgctttctttaggttttttagtttcatatgatgccagtatcttcactttagctttaaaactgaacccgctacaacctaaaaatcgcaaattgcatataaataattatatactaCATAATTGTATATTAATATACAACACTTTGCAATCATATGAACATGTCTACTGTTTTCTAGACTAAGCGAGGGTTTATTTGATCCTAAGGTTACCTTTAAGTTGTTCATGTCTGTTTGACAATATTAAATGTCTACTTTAGTTTGAGCAGTTCAGTTTTTTGTTTGTACCGGTAGTTGCATAGAACTTATATTTTTGTAAGGAGCGTGTTTCATGACAAACACAAAACGGCGTTGCAGTAAGGGCAGCTGGTTAATTGGGCATAGatgcaggctcgctgttggTTTTTGAGCCTCCACTCCCCGCTGATTGGTTTGGGATTgcacttaatatggcggaccctccacgcAAATAAGCAAACTGAGTGGAAGTGGGTTGGGAGAGGGTGTAGATGTAGGGGCCGGATTGGAATCGGGACAGACAGTCATGTATGTTGCAACTTTTCACCACAGATGTTCAGTGTAACAAGGACTACGGATACAAATATGGTGCACTTTGCGTTTCACTGAACGACAATAAAAAGGAGACATTTGTGTAAGGTTTCACcaatttaatgttttgttaatGTTTGTGCAAGGATAAGAGTTACAAAAATCTACAGACTAGACATGATAATATATCCTGTTCCTATCATACAATGTTATTTATACAAGTATCCTTtaacagtatgtatatattcaatCCGATGTACCTATTACACTTTAAAGATATATTGATCAGCCTTATAAGAGGGACGACAAACACCACCAACAGTAAACGAGTTCATCTAAACACCCACACAGCCTGAACGGACCGTGTGCAATCTAGACATTATGTAAGCTTCAATGATACTGATGTGCTATATCTTGTTTCTAGAACAACTTcatcaaaatgaaaacacagaacCTACAAATGCAGCTCAGTTCCCTGTAGTGTTTTAAGTGCATTAGTCACTTGAATTGTAAGGAGAACGTTTGACTTGTTTATTGAGGTAACACAGCTAATCTTTTGATATAGAGAGATGACTATTATAAGAATATTTTGCTGATATTAATCTTTATTTCTGTGTATTAGTTATATGGGGTGGCATGTCTATAATGTCCACAATAATTGTCAATGTTCTCTTTGTAACTGTGTAGCCCTCTGCAGCCTGGTTTACTACTGCCGTCCCCTGACCTGTTATGagattaatgaaaaatacacttTGGGCTGAAATAAATTGAATTCTGTTGCTTAAGAAGTACATTTTGGAACAGCTTGCATGCAGCGGATTTATCAAATCTCAGAGTCACAAGAGTTTGTAGCTGCTTGGTGAGTTTTACTGGGACCATTTCTTTGAAACTTCTTACtcttgtgggggaaaaaattagCATTTCAAAGAGAGAAGTTGGAGGATATTTTCATTTAGTTTAAAGCAATTAATGTATgggtatgttttttttgtataattgtatcattttttttttttattattattctgctaAATGTGTTTGTAGAAAAAATAGCCAATCCCAATGACATTTGGTGCCGTTTATGAGTTGCTTTCAGCTCTTTGTACTTTGTATCCTCAGGTTGGATTGGTGTGGGGTGTAAAGCAAGCACTGCTGTCTgccacagttttgtttttttatactacAATTCAGATTTTTGTCAAATAGTGTCTCTAATACAGATACTACTTCCTTGGAGCCAGAGGCCTATACTACGAAGTTCaacataccagggtatcttctcgttatctggcttatcTTACCCAAACAACCGCGATGACTGTACAAACGCGGGTGGTGTTTGCAGCaaatgaccaatcacaaacatggacaagtctactgtcagcagagcggcacatttaacaaaccaagagcaaactataatatcagacaaatacaaacacataaCCCAGACTAATAGTAACACAGttaaagctgccaaatgcaggaaggacagctggcaagaGAACAAATGTATGATGTaagaatgtgtaaattaacagatttattaatttaacggactactcaaaagtcagatatccGTCTAGTTTGGGCAGGGATTTTATAAATAGTTTTCAAAACAGAATGGATGAATAGATCACAGTAGCCTACATTTAGTAATGATGCGgcgtgtgtgactatttcagccttctttcagctgcgtctccgtctccggcggtgtgaaacggacttgagagcaaataaaaaaaataaatatagaaactTAATTCAAACTGgtaagcacccacagcatacagccagctgtctgtcctgcatttgtcagttgaAACTGTGTTACCTCTAGCCTGGATTATAACAATAACTTCTTTGTATTGTGTgtgatattatcatacgatcttgCACACCGATACCAgttgctccggagcaggttatgtgttcagcataagttaccatggcgatctaccccggtaaggaGTGATCCAGCATCATAGGACGGAAAgccctgaagttacctcaccaaccccaaatcctgctttgtAGTAGAGGCCTCTGAAGAACTGCTTCATGCAATTCTACCCTTGTTTTACCATTCAAGCTGTGTCTAAAATCACTCCCTCGCTCACACCTCCCTATAAAACAGACACTCAATAGTTTTCTCTAtaattaacaataaatatacCCAACACTCATGACTCAGCATCATTTTGCGTCATCATTCACAGGTGTAGCGTCGCACAACTGGAATGTTTGCATCTATAAAATGTGACGCGTTGCCTTGTTGGTAGAAAAGACTTTACATGCCATGCACACTATGTTTCATTCCATTATTAGATTTTCTTGGGGACAGTATACAGTAGATTTAAACTTCCCACTCAGAATTTAGATGCTGAAATAAAATGTTGGTCAGTTAATATAGTGCACTACATAGTAAACAgagtgatttcagacacagccACAGAGTGGTATGATATGCTGGGACAGGCTCTCTAAAGGAAAATGATGTCCAAGgagttagtttagttttaataGACTACATCAACCACCAGTGCAGACTGGATGTCTATAGAATTAGTGGTGAAATAAGAGTTCCCTCATAATGGAACCAGACACAAAGTCCAAGCTCGCAGCATTTCTGCAACCTCATAACTTGAAATGTTTCCAGTGCATCCCTTTTAATTCCAGCATGACTGTTCAGCACGTTAgcattctaaaaaaaaaaatattctcgtAGATTTAAATCCTATTTCTGTGTCATAATGTAATACAGTACATCGACTTGTCCACCAGCAAGTTAATGTGTGGGCGCACAGTTGTCAGAAACCAGCAGTAGCTGTCCTACGCTATAGAAGATTAGTGGTAAATATTCATCATACAGACCAGGTGTCAATGTTTGTTTTGCTGTCAAAAAAGAGGTGCAGGGGCGTGATGGTTAATCACAATCACTTTGTATCCACAGTGTTCTTCAAGCACTTGGCTTGTGACTCACTGGAGCTACATGTTACCCTGTTTGTctgaggacgaggaggaggtggaCGGTGACGGAGAGGGAGGCTTGGGAAAGACCCTGTCGGTGGGTGTGATGCCGGGGCTGCCCAGACCAGAGGAACTAGAGCTGCTGGAGCGGTGCGGTCCCTGACCCGGTCCGATCACAGGAGCCGGCCGGACGGGTCTGACGGGCGGCGGCCTTAGAGGTGCGCTCGGCCTACGTGCCGATATAGCGGGTTTAAAAGTGGTCATGGTttcggaggaggagctgctgctgctacgtCGCTGGACTGCATCTGGATCCCTGATCACCATGGTGTGGAGGGGGCTGCCGGGCGGATCCTTGGCTCCAGCGGCGTGTTTGAGGGGCTCCAATGTGTCCAAAACAACATCAGGGGCGTGTTTGGCTACATTCTGTCGCTCCAGCTCACGCAACTCATGGAGAGCTGTGTTCATTGTTTTCTCTATGTCCTGACAAACATGAGCagaaggaaaaaaatatgttgacattttgaaatgaatatCAAACAATCAGGAAACTAGTAAAGCTGGGCTCACACTGTACGCTTTGAGATatgttgtgtaattcctactcctactgtacgagtagatagTTGGCGATGTAAAGCCGACGCTCACGATGTATGCGCTCACACTGTtaagtccgatcgtcagccacgacctgagtgctcacatTGTAcatgtaaaatagaaaaaacacGGCCCGTACGGaccgttctggctgttgacagttgtcactaaagatttgtttgaaagctccgaggcaggtaaagtttgtttgcaagcagaggtctgtacgggtcacaatgctaacaaggcagaaacatgctgccttgatcatctgtgccaccctgtctgctgaaacgtctaaaaaaagAGGTACTGGCGTATATGGATTCGCAGGTAGCGAGGAACACGTGGAGAGTATTGCTTGtacattttgcagagagaatcgGAGGTAAGATAGCTAAGTTTTACTATATCTGTTGCACATTGTGATCTTGATAGCTACGGtatgattactgtaaaaagaggagaaataaggcactgacgttggggaatcggctcgtggctctgcttcaactgtgcgagagcCTGTAGGCATGTCAGAAAATCATCTGACTGTCCGACGGCCGGCCGGGAGGATTAATCCTTCCTCTGTCCCCCATGTATACTGCACGGCAAATGACGCCagacgaagctgaaattcgggccagaaacgggctaaaatcgtacagcgTATGCCCAGCTTAACTAAAACCAAGTTCCACTGAGGATGGGGGAGACATGTCCCCCCCTCATTTGTACAGTTCCACTTTGATTTTTACGCACTAAAATGTCTCTGTCCTGTTACTGTCAATCCAGATGTGAGCGACTGTGTGAATGAGAGGCAAACTGTAAAACGCTTTGGATGGATAAATGCTTCAAATTCAGTTATTACCGTGTCCTCAGAGCAGTAATGTTCAGGAACAACGTGTGAAGTGATTACCTCAATTTCTTTGCCTCTCATGCTACATACAGTCTTACCTCTGATTGGTGGAGGTTcggctaaaaaaacaaacactgcaacctccactgcatgttttttcaggtataaaaatgattaaatctatttttatttacaatCAATATCCTCTTAAAAAGATGCTAGAATTCATTATGAATCAAATGTTAAATAATAGATAAGGCAATAAAGGACGGTGTTCTTTTTTAATGAAGATCGACGTGCAATATCGATCAATCCAAGTTCAAGGTCTCCATCATCAAAAACTAGTAGGGTTagtgtattaatattgtattCATTTGTCTATTTCAAAGTCTATTCCAGTATTAACACTCACCTCAGCGAGTGCTTCAGCCTCGAGGGTTTTGTGGTCTCCTAAACTTGCGTGCCGAGTGGTGCTGGGTGAAGACCGTTGAGAGAGGCTGTCCACGAAGGCCTTTCGGTCCGGGTGGTTGATGCAGCCGGCGCTGCCAAATGCGGCGAGACGCCGTTTCTCCGGGCTGTCTGTTAGCCTAACTGCTATTTTGTGTGGGCTGCACGGCCGAGGCAGAACCCTGGGGGGCTGGTCTGCAGGTCTGGTGGGGCTGTGACTGTCGGCGCCGTTCCTGTGGCGCGGAGCTGCAGCTCCATCTGAACGCACCCTCACCCTGAGAAAAAATCACAGTTTGATTCTCTTGACTCAGAACACTTGCACTATGATTCAAAATGCAAAGATGTCTACATTATGTATTCACTGACTGGAGTTTTAACTAACCTGCCCAATGCTGCTCCAAAGCGGCGCTCAGGTGTGTGTTCGCAATGAGGTTGGTGGTCATTTCTGGACGAGGCTCTTTCGTCGTGGTGGGGTCCACCGCTGGACGCGCTATCGGTCCTCTGAATGTTATCGGAGAATGCATCATCCCTGATACGGACAGACGGAAGAGATTGATCTCGATTAATGACTTCTGCCCTCGGGGAAATGGTGATATTGGCTTTTACTTTGAGAGATCGAACTTTGCAAAAGTTTAATCTCCCCGAACGGCACATAAGAATCCTAAACAATTACATTCTTGCCACAAAAAATGCGATCAGAAGAGTGAGCCTCATTACTTTAACAGACAGAATGAATCACTTATCTTTCCCCGGAAGCCACTGTAGGCAGTACATCCATCACTCTTCTTAAATTTAGCTTTAATTGTGTTACCTGTGATGCAGGAGTGGTTATCGGGCAAGAGGCCGGAGCAGAAATTAAAGGCTGCATTTGAGGAATGACCAAAGCGCTTGTCCTCCTTACAGCTCTACAGCTAAAAGCTGATTGGGTagggatttgtttgttttcattgcaACTAGTTGTgtcaagaaaacaagaaaaatatgcaaaaaaaaaggagcatttTATTCACACTGATCCTCACGAAGGCGCAGGTTTTATAAGACCAAGCTCGCGAGGACGGTGAGAATAGGAACATGCATTTTGGGAAAATGGAGCAACATGAATAATGACCGAGCCCAAAGTAGCTGATGTCCTGCAGCAGAACCAAGGCACTGACTTCTTGACTAGGTCATCTTTCTGGTGCAGTTAAGAGTTTATTTTGGCCAAACCACAgtttgtgattgttggaaagactaacggcGACCgtattggtgagttttattttgtttctgtccagtttgaatgaagtgttttacgatgctccgctacgtacagctgatctcaacctaaacaaatacacgtggatgatgacgcaagtgtactcgggtacgggacaactttactaatgtgaaagctgaccagagggggggggggggggggggggggggggggcaatcgtactcgggcacggtacggatcaatcgtacctaatgtgaaaacgcccttatACTAAAATAATGTCTCTTCGATATAACAAAAAATCGTATTGTTGGCTTCATAGACGGTATGTATGTAGCTACTCACATGTCTTGTACCACAATGTACTGATGTGGAATCAGCCCATCCACACCGTTGTGTCGGCCCTCCCACCAGTCCTCAGAGGCTCGCAGGTACAGTAACAGAGAGGCTCCCTTCTTGAAGGAAAGCTCTCTCGGACTTCGGCCCACGTAGTCGAACTTTGCGATGGCCTCGATCTGCTCCAACTCTgccaaatagaaaaaaagaaatgtgacagAATCCAATTTGAGACTTGTGATTATTTCATCTCTTACAGGTAAGGTGCTGCAGTCTGTGTTTGATGACTCACCTTCATCACTAGTGTTGGGTCCGGTACCATTGTCTACCTCATCCAGAGCTCCTGGCTCACTGTGGGGGCTTTCACTGAATGGAGAAATATGGAGACACATTACccaaactgaacttaatattcatGCAAAATAAGATGTTTATGTGAGTAAGAGACAAATAAAATATCTGACTCAATATGATCTGGgtgttttgctgttgttgtcaCTGAACttacactgacatttttttttcttttttcaaaataattacAGAAAACGAAAATTAAACCAAAAACCACCCGTCAAATGAaattcacaaatacattttgcatccatataataaatgcaaacaGTTGTATATACATCTGTGTAACAGCAACTGAACACCTAAAAGGTATAAATATGGTTATGGTTATTAAATGGTTATTGGTCTACTGAAACATAAAATTATCaagcaaatataataaaatgttgctGCTTTATAGTGTCCTACAAACAATACACACAATAGAATAAACTATAGAAAACAGGATTATTGTGTATAAGAAAATAAACCTACATCCCATctagggctacaactaacgattattttcattgctgattattttctcgattaatcgattagttgtttggtctataaaatcgtcctaaaatatcttgttttgtccaaaactcaaagatactcagctaactgtcatagaggagtaaagaaaccagaaaatattctcatttaagaagctgcaatcagagaactttgacttttcttttcttaaaaaatgactcaaaccgattaatcgattatcaaaatagttgccgattattttaataattgacaactaatcgattcattgataaatcgttgcagctctaatcctATCTTGGGTTTCTGTCTGGCCacaagatctttttttttttacctgactAGGCATTGGATAAAGTATCTATAAGTATATATAATCTGTCCACAGCTCAGTTTTTTCACTCTGGCCAGAAGCTCTTTCTACATAACTAGAAGATATTTCAGTATTGAGGATTGTGCCAAATGTACAGAATTAAGCATATTGTGTTTTAAGCATTTAAGTAagagtaaaaagaagaaaattaaaaaaatgttctaAGCTGTTAACTGAGCAAAATGGGCAGTAAATGGCTGCATATAAATAGCAGCTTTTatccaaagtgcttcacaattTGCCTCCTTATTCATCCATTTAAAACACACTCTGAGCAACAGCCACCTCATACACTATACACTGACACATGCTGGACAcctttagggctgcaactaacgattattttcattgttgattaatctgttgattattttctcgattaattggttgtttggtctaaatgtcaaaaaatggtgaaaaatgtcgatcaaatgtcttgatttgtccacaactcaaagatattaattttactgtcatagaggagtaaagaaaccagaaaaattcacatttaagaagctgaatttcttcttttttttttaattacttaaaccgattaattgattaccaaaatagttaacaattaatttaatactaatcgattaatctttgcaCTTACCAGTACTCTTCCCCACCAGCCATGCACTTTTCATACACAGGTCCGTCCAACTCACGCAGGGCCGGGAAGATGACCTCATGGTGGATGATAACGGTCTTAATGATCTCGTTAACATGCGCCTGGCAGGACACCGGGTCCTGTTCATCTGGTATTGGCATCAATGTGGGGCCAAAGCAAATGGCTAGGTTGTAGGGGTCCATCATGTTCTCATCACTGTACTGAGAGACACTGGGAGGACAGAAGCAATTAGTCTCAATTCATGAGTGTCAAATAGGTCAAAATGTGATGTGGCAGCACTTACTGATTTAGAAATGCAAACAGGTATCTCATGACGATGATCACGGGCCGCGGAAGAGTCACAATTATCTGCTGAAGGTATTGAGCTCTTTCTGCGCCGGAGTCGAGctctgaaataaaaaagaaacaaacaaagaaaaatacagaaagcTACACTAAATGAAAAGCTTACATGTAGTAGATGTTTTCCTGGAATGTGACTCACTGGTTGTGGATATGAGGTCGAGGAAACGCTCTTTAGGGAACAGCGGGTTTTCAAGCCCCCTGAAGTAGAGCTTAAGAACGCCGGCCACAGAGTTGATGTCATGATCAGCCTGATCATCCACCAGTGGATCCTCTCCTATAGAAACGGCATACATTAAATCCTCTCGTTAATCATTCAGTCCTGCCACTGTTCATGTAACACGGCACTGATGCAgtttttttatgcatatttCAAGTTGGGAGGTTAATATAAACATTGATAGTGCAGTTACGTTTCCTCATTTATTACTACTCCCGGATGCTGATCTTATGTATTATGCATCTAACATGGTTTACATGTCCATTACATGTGACACGTGGGCTCTTTACTTGCACTTTAGAGGCCTGTGGAAGAGACTGTGGCTTTTGAGGTGGACAAAACGCAATTTAAAATCAATCAAGAGAAAATGGCCAAGCGCACTGGGACTAACCTCtttcaaatgcatttttaatatcGTTGACTTCGACCTGGGAGCCTGGAACTCGAAATATACCTTGCTGCTGAATacctgtggacagacagaccagTTAGTGTTAAATGTACACATgtcctttcatttcatttcttttcaaattaaaaatgtaagacTAGTAACCAGTCCTCACAGTATGTGCACAGCACTTAAAGCCTGAAGGTTAAAGCACATAAACAAACTAATTTATACAAATCGACAAAACCCAACCAGAAATGTTAGTTTAAGCTACATTGTGAGTGTGGGGATGTACCAAATGTATGTGACAAAAATGATGTGAGAATGGATATGAAAGACCAGAGCAGTGTGCAGCAGCATTTAATAAATGAGAGAAGGTGTCAAGATTTCTCGGAAATTGTTCATCAAGGTCTTTTTttagtgaattttttttttctggctctTTTATGGGAAACTCGTTATTTGTTTTAGTCACAGGTCTGTCTTCACTATAATATTcacaaacaata
This portion of the Sebastes fasciatus isolate fSebFas1 chromosome 1, fSebFas1.pri, whole genome shotgun sequence genome encodes:
- the LOC141773608 gene encoding SLIT-ROBO Rho GTPase-activating protein 3-like isoform X3 — encoded protein: MSSSHAKVKKDKEIIAEYETQVKEIRNQLVEQFRCLEQQSESRLQLLQDLQEFFRRKAELQLEYSRGLDKLAERYSAKIRTSREHHHFKKEQNLVSTVNTWYLVLEQTRRESRDHATLSDIYNNNVIVRLAHVGEDVIRLFKKSKDIGVQMHEELVKVTNELYTVMKTYHMYHTESLSAESKLKEAEKQEEKHIGKANDIGSSLLRYGHDERPQRRSSVKKMEKMKEKLLFAKIGHWILENAVEATRSPSLHRQAKYSENKLKCTKARNDYLLNLAATNALVAKYYIHDVSDMIDCCDLGFHASLARTLRTYLSAEYSLETSRHEGLDLLEGAVDAMDSRGDKLKFMDTHSQIFCPPARFDYQPHMGDEVCQVSAQQPVQTELLMRYHQLQSRLATLRIENEEVRKTLDATMQTLQDMLTVEDFDVSEAFQHSQSTESVKSASSDSYMSKANIVKRRANQQETEGFYFTKYKEFLNGSNLIIKLQAKHDLLKQTLGEGERSEYGTTRGRRNVRARSQDSGQPIPVVVESCVRYINLYGIQQQGIFRVPGSQVEVNDIKNAFERGEDPLVDDQADHDINSVAGVLKLYFRGLENPLFPKERFLDLISTTKLDSGAERAQYLQQIIVTLPRPVIIVMRYLFAFLNHVSQYSDENMMDPYNLAICFGPTLMPIPDEQDPVSCQAHVNEIIKTVIIHHEVIFPALRELDGPVYEKCMAGGEEYCESPHSEPGALDEVDNGTGPNTSDEELEQIEAIAKFDYVGRSPRELSFKKGASLLLYLRASEDWWEGRHNGVDGLIPHQYIVVQDMDDAFSDNIQRTDSASSGGPHHDERASSRNDHQPHCEHTPERRFGAALGRVRVRSDGAAAPRHRNGADSHSPTRPADQPPRVLPRPCSPHKIAVRLTDSPEKRRLAAFGSAGCINHPDRKAFVDSLSQRSSPSTTRHASLGDHKTLEAEALAEDIEKTMNTALHELRELERQNVAKHAPDVVLDTLEPLKHAAGAKDPPGSPLHTMVIRDPDAVQRRSSSSSSSETMTTFKPAISARRPSAPLRPPPVRPVRPAPVIGPGQGPHRSSSSSSSGLGSPGITPTDRVFPKPPSPSPSTSSSSSDKQGNM
- the LOC141773608 gene encoding SLIT-ROBO Rho GTPase-activating protein 3-like isoform X4; the protein is MSSSHAKVKKDKEIIAEYETQVKEIRNQLVEQFRCLEQQSESRLQLLQDLQEFFRRKAELQLEYSRGLDKLAERYSAKIRTSREHHHFKKEQNLVSTVNTWYLVLEQTRRESRDHATLSDIYNNNVIVRLAHVGEDVIRLFKKSKDIGVQMHEELVKVTNELYTVMKTYHMYHTESLSAESKLKEAEKQEEKHIGKANDIGSSLLRYGHDERPQRRSSVKKMEKMKEKRQAKYSENKLKCTKARNDYLLNLAATNALVAKYYIHDVSDMIDCCDLGFHASLARTLRTYLSAEYSLETSRHEGLDLLEGAVDAMDSRGDKLKFMDTHSQIFCPPARFDYQPHMGDEVCQVSAQQPVQTELLMRYHQLQSRLATLRIENEEVRKTLDATMQTLQDMLTVEDFDVSEAFQHSQSTESVKSASSDSYMSKANIVKRRANQQETEGFYFTKYKEFLNGSNLIIKLQAKHDLLKQTLGEGERSEYGTTRGRRNVRARSQDSGQPIPVVVESCVRYINLYGIQQQGIFRVPGSQVEVNDIKNAFERGEDPLVDDQADHDINSVAGVLKLYFRGLENPLFPKERFLDLISTTKLDSGAERAQYLQQIIVTLPRPVIIVMRYLFAFLNHVSQYSDENMMDPYNLAICFGPTLMPIPDEQDPVSCQAHVNEIIKTVIIHHEVIFPALRELDGPVYEKCMAGGEEYCESPHSEPGALDEVDNGTGPNTSDEELEQIEAIAKFDYVGRSPRELSFKKGASLLLYLRASEDWWEGRHNGVDGLIPHQYIVVQDMDDAFSDNIQRTDSASSGGPHHDERASSRNDHQPHCEHTPERRFGAALGRVRVRSDGAAAPRHRNGADSHSPTRPADQPPRVLPRPCSPHKIAVRLTDSPEKRRLAAFGSAGCINHPDRKAFVDSLSQRSSPSTTRHASLGDHKTLEAEALAEDIEKTMNTALHELRELERQNVAKHAPDVVLDTLEPLKHAAGAKDPPGSPLHTMVIRDPDAVQRRSSSSSSSETMTTFKPAISARRPSAPLRPPPVRPVRPAPVIGPGQGPHRSSSSSSSGLGSPGITPTDRVFPKPPSPSPSTSSSSSDKQGNM